A single region of the Streptomyces caelestis genome encodes:
- a CDS encoding FUSC family protein, translated as MSRSRRVLLKLPPWLAHALRGQRGPVPWSAVTRGALSAGPLLLVAVQAGRTSLGVVAAIAAMLAGINDRPGSRRVSVKRIGVPALGGALGLVVGTYAGQQTGAVVLTVILTFVGLVAGSISAIGPVASAVGTQLLVASAIGAGMPLPEPGWERALAYAAGAGWLLVLRLVLPTPGSLAGDFRFDGERKAVAGVYDAVAELLDAVGGPEAMHRRAALTAALDHAQDALAGPRLRRYASSSAERRLHAQYAAALPLAEAATALAWAGEAVAERASEGPRRLAAAVRGNSHTGPLPAPSRSAPALRALDDALLHAAEVFDQGRGGDLHTRPRTLRDRLRAAFGSAGREYGLRVALCFGASSAAAQALHQGQWYGQHEHWYWLPATAVFLVKPDLGPLASRVLNRAAGTVLGAVLFAGFAAVLPRPEGLIALVALSGALIPVATRHFAAQTAVVTVLVLALVMVGGEPQASMGRIGETLLACAIVLIVGHLPMPGQRGGGVRARLAAASEAAYAYLTHVLDEADAPSISTSRTSGAPRIGTSGAPSDHRGTSSDHRDSPSERRSTASERRVTPSDHRATRWTLRREAYRTLAEARTAISLSAHELPALARHTEGADEVADLLERLVDTTTACAVHFDDTGRIGPEHTERLTALLDELAGPVERVGLRLPGTPLAG; from the coding sequence GTGTCCCGGTCCCGCCGTGTCCTTCTCAAGCTGCCGCCCTGGCTCGCGCATGCCCTGCGCGGTCAGCGGGGGCCGGTGCCCTGGAGCGCGGTGACGCGGGGGGCCCTGTCCGCGGGGCCGCTGTTGCTGGTGGCCGTGCAGGCCGGACGGACCTCGCTCGGGGTCGTCGCCGCCATCGCCGCCATGCTCGCCGGGATCAACGACCGGCCCGGGAGCCGGCGGGTCTCGGTCAAGCGGATCGGGGTGCCCGCGCTGGGCGGTGCCCTGGGGCTGGTGGTCGGGACGTACGCCGGGCAGCAGACCGGCGCGGTCGTGCTGACCGTGATCCTCACGTTCGTCGGGCTCGTCGCCGGGAGCATCAGCGCGATCGGGCCCGTCGCGTCCGCCGTCGGGACGCAGTTGCTCGTCGCCTCGGCGATCGGGGCCGGAATGCCCCTGCCCGAGCCGGGGTGGGAGCGTGCGCTCGCCTACGCGGCGGGCGCCGGGTGGCTGCTCGTGCTCCGGCTCGTGCTGCCCACGCCCGGCTCCCTCGCCGGGGACTTCCGGTTCGACGGGGAGCGGAAGGCCGTCGCCGGCGTGTACGACGCCGTCGCCGAGCTGCTCGACGCCGTCGGCGGGCCCGAGGCCATGCACCGCCGGGCCGCGCTCACCGCCGCCCTCGACCACGCGCAGGACGCCCTCGCCGGGCCCCGGCTGCGGCGGTACGCCTCCTCCTCCGCCGAGCGGCGGCTGCACGCGCAGTACGCCGCCGCCCTGCCCCTCGCCGAGGCGGCCACAGCGCTGGCGTGGGCCGGAGAGGCCGTGGCCGAGCGGGCCTCCGAAGGGCCCCGGCGGCTCGCCGCCGCCGTACGCGGCAACAGCCACACCGGGCCCCTGCCCGCACCCTCCCGCTCGGCGCCCGCCCTGCGCGCCCTCGACGACGCCCTCCTGCACGCCGCCGAGGTGTTCGACCAAGGCCGGGGCGGCGATCTGCACACCCGGCCGCGTACGCTCAGGGACCGGCTGCGGGCCGCCTTCGGCAGCGCCGGACGCGAGTACGGGCTGCGTGTCGCCCTCTGCTTCGGGGCCAGTTCGGCGGCCGCCCAGGCCCTGCACCAGGGCCAGTGGTACGGGCAGCACGAGCACTGGTACTGGCTCCCGGCCACTGCCGTCTTCCTCGTCAAGCCCGACCTGGGACCGCTGGCCTCGCGGGTACTGAACCGGGCCGCCGGCACCGTGCTCGGCGCCGTCCTCTTCGCCGGATTCGCCGCCGTCCTGCCCCGGCCCGAGGGGCTCATCGCGCTCGTCGCCCTCAGCGGAGCGCTCATACCCGTCGCCACCCGGCACTTCGCCGCCCAGACCGCCGTCGTCACCGTCCTCGTCCTGGCCCTGGTCATGGTCGGCGGCGAGCCGCAGGCCTCGATGGGGCGGATCGGCGAGACGCTGCTGGCCTGCGCGATCGTGCTGATCGTCGGGCACCTGCCGATGCCCGGACAGAGGGGCGGGGGAGTGCGGGCCCGGCTCGCCGCGGCGAGCGAGGCCGCGTACGCCTACCTCACCCACGTCCTCGACGAGGCCGACGCGCCGAGCATCAGCACCTCCCGCACCTCCGGCGCCCCGCGCATCGGCACTTCCGGCGCCCCCTCCGACCACCGCGGCACGTCCTCCGACCACCGTGACAGCCCCTCCGAGCGCCGCTCCACCGCCTCCGAGCGCCGGGTCACCCCCTCCGACCACCGCGCCACCCGCTGGACCCTGCGCCGCGAGGCCTACCGCACCCTCGCCGAGGCCCGAACGGCCATCTCCCTGTCCGCGCACGAACTGCCCGCCCTCGCCCGGCACACCGAGGGCGCGGACGAGGTGGCCGACCTCCTCGAACGGCTCGTCGACACCACCACGGCCTGCGCCGTCCACTTCGACGACACGGGACGGATCGGTCCCGAGCACACCGAGCGCCTCACCGCCCTCCTCGACGAACTCGCCGGACCGGTGGAGCGGGTGGGGCTACGACTTCCCGGGACGCCGCTCGCCGGATAG
- a CDS encoding nucleotidyltransferase domain-containing protein: MPTLPDQTFLDTTADRLAALPTVRAVTLGGSRAQGTERPDSDWDLAIYYRGAFDPDDLRAVGWEGEVSELGAWGGGVFNGGAWLTVDGRRVDVHYRDLDVVEHEVAEAERGRFRIEPLMFHLAGIPTYLLAAELAINKVLRGELPRPAAYPPALRASAPAHWDGMAAATLAYAKAGHAPKGAVTQAAGAIALAATQTAHAVLAARGEWVTNEKGLVARAGLSDVDALLGTLTGVPDELEQKISDVETLLDRAVAAARS; encoded by the coding sequence GTGCCCACCCTCCCGGACCAGACCTTCCTCGACACCACCGCCGACCGCCTCGCCGCCCTCCCCACCGTCCGGGCCGTCACCCTCGGCGGCTCCCGCGCCCAGGGCACCGAACGCCCCGACAGCGACTGGGACCTGGCGATCTACTACCGGGGCGCGTTCGACCCGGACGACCTGCGCGCGGTCGGCTGGGAGGGCGAGGTCTCCGAGCTCGGCGCGTGGGGCGGCGGCGTCTTCAACGGCGGCGCCTGGCTGACCGTCGACGGCCGGCGCGTCGACGTGCACTACCGCGATCTCGACGTCGTCGAACACGAGGTGGCGGAGGCGGAGCGGGGCCGCTTCCGGATCGAGCCGCTGATGTTCCACCTGGCGGGCATCCCGACGTACCTGCTCGCCGCCGAACTCGCGATCAACAAGGTGCTGCGGGGCGAACTGCCGCGTCCCGCGGCCTACCCGCCGGCCCTGCGCGCGAGTGCCCCGGCCCACTGGGACGGCATGGCCGCGGCCACTCTCGCGTATGCGAAGGCGGGCCACGCGCCCAAAGGCGCGGTCACCCAGGCCGCGGGTGCGATCGCCCTCGCCGCGACACAGACCGCCCACGCGGTGCTGGCGGCGCGGGGGGAGTGGGTCACGAACGAGAAGGGCCTCGTCGCGCGGGCGGGCCTGAGTGACGTCGACGCGCTCCTGGGCACCCTCACCGGCGTTCCGGACGAGCTGGAGCAGAAGATCAGCGACGTGGAGACGCTCCTGGACCGGGCCGTGGCGGCAGCACGCAGCTGA
- a CDS encoding RidA family protein codes for MIQRVTVPSLFPPPAYSHASVVEAGTKLAFLAGSVPLDADGELVGPGDPVRQAEQVIGNLREQLRSVGSDLAHVVATDVYVVSGEPAVLPAVWDVVEASGLSSGPHSWTLIGVACLGHTGQLVEITATAVVPGEPPA; via the coding sequence GTGATCCAGCGAGTCACTGTCCCGAGCCTGTTTCCGCCGCCCGCCTACTCCCACGCCTCCGTCGTGGAGGCCGGCACGAAACTCGCGTTCCTCGCCGGGTCCGTGCCGCTGGACGCCGACGGCGAGCTCGTCGGTCCCGGAGACCCCGTGCGGCAGGCCGAGCAGGTGATCGGCAACCTTCGCGAGCAACTGCGCTCCGTCGGCAGCGACCTGGCGCACGTCGTGGCGACCGACGTGTACGTCGTGAGCGGTGAGCCGGCCGTGCTGCCGGCCGTCTGGGACGTCGTCGAGGCCTCCGGGCTCAGCTCCGGTCCGCACTCGTGGACGCTGATCGGCGTGGCGTGCCTCGGACACACGGGACAGCTGGTGGAGATTACGGCGACAGCGGTCGTGCCCGGCGAGCCGCCGGCCTGA
- a CDS encoding gamma carbonic anhydrase family protein, whose translation MLIEHRGRRPVVPESAYVAPTAVLCGAVALGERTRVLHGAVLTAEDGEVRVGSDVVVMENALVRGRAKHPAVIGDAVLVGPHAHVNGATLEDEVFVATGACVFPGAVASAGSELRIHSVLHVNSVLPPGTVLPIGWIAAGAPRARLFAPGEHDELWQVQEALDFPGTVYGIPRGTSMREVMARQVELYGAHRDDLTLDGPSPDEGP comes from the coding sequence ATGTTGATCGAGCACCGAGGGCGGCGCCCCGTCGTCCCCGAGTCCGCGTACGTCGCCCCGACGGCCGTCCTGTGCGGGGCCGTCGCCCTCGGTGAGCGCACCCGGGTGCTGCACGGGGCCGTGCTCACCGCCGAGGACGGGGAGGTGCGGGTGGGCTCGGACGTCGTCGTCATGGAGAACGCCCTGGTGCGGGGGCGGGCCAAGCACCCCGCGGTGATCGGTGACGCCGTGCTCGTCGGCCCGCACGCCCATGTCAACGGGGCGACCCTGGAGGACGAGGTCTTCGTGGCCACCGGTGCCTGTGTCTTCCCGGGCGCGGTCGCGAGCGCCGGATCCGAGCTGCGGATCCACAGCGTGCTGCACGTCAACTCCGTGCTGCCGCCCGGCACCGTCCTGCCCATCGGCTGGATCGCGGCGGGAGCGCCCCGGGCCCGGCTCTTCGCCCCCGGTGAGCACGACGAGCTGTGGCAGGTGCAGGAGGCGCTGGATTTCCCCGGCACGGTGTACGGCATTCCGCGCGGCACCTCCATGCGGGAGGTCATGGCCCGTCAGGTGGAGTTGTACGGGGCCCACCGCGACGACCTCACACTCGACGGCCCGTCCCCCGACGAGGGACCGTGA
- a CDS encoding aspartate/glutamate racemase family protein, whose product MRIVVTNCNTTQEMTEEIVRGARAAAGPGTTVTGLTPTWGPESAEGWLDSYLSAAAVLDTLRTYDGPPYDAVVMAGFGEHGREGVRELVGVPVVDITEAAAHLACLIGRRYGVVTTLERSVGQIEDSLETAGVARNCAAIVGTGLNVLGLGDDERTETAFLAAAERACAAGAEVLVLGCAGMTGLQRVVGEKLGLPVVDGVAAAVRLAESLVALGLTTSRVGSYAEPLAKRRVWGPPERRQ is encoded by the coding sequence GTGCGGATCGTCGTCACCAACTGCAACACCACGCAGGAGATGACCGAGGAGATCGTACGAGGTGCCCGGGCCGCCGCAGGTCCGGGCACCACCGTGACCGGACTGACCCCCACCTGGGGGCCGGAGTCCGCGGAGGGCTGGCTCGACAGCTACCTGTCCGCCGCGGCCGTCCTGGACACGCTGCGGACGTACGACGGACCGCCGTACGACGCCGTCGTCATGGCCGGCTTCGGGGAGCACGGGCGCGAGGGCGTCCGGGAACTGGTGGGCGTCCCGGTCGTCGACATCACCGAGGCCGCGGCGCACCTGGCCTGCCTGATCGGCCGCCGCTACGGCGTCGTCACCACGCTGGAGAGGTCCGTCGGCCAGATCGAGGACAGCCTGGAGACGGCGGGTGTGGCCCGGAACTGCGCCGCGATCGTCGGCACGGGCCTGAACGTGCTGGGCCTCGGCGACGACGAGCGCACCGAGACGGCGTTCCTGGCCGCCGCCGAGCGGGCGTGCGCGGCCGGGGCCGAGGTACTGGTGCTGGGCTGCGCCGGTATGACGGGCTTGCAGCGGGTCGTCGGGGAGAAGCTGGGCCTGCCGGTCGTGGACGGGGTCGCCGCGGCGGTCAGACTGGCGGAGTCGCTGGTGGCGCTGGGACTGACGACGAGCCGGGTGGGGAGCTACGCCGAGCCGCTGGCGAAACGGAGGGTCTGGGGGCCGCCGGAACGCCGACAGTAG
- a CDS encoding NCS1 family nucleobase:cation symporter-1: MSLADRAAPTGAPAFVPDPRLTNEDLAPAKKRNWKVFDLFAMWMSDVHNLGNYTFAAGLLFLGMNVWQIFTSLLVGFVIIYIGMNWMGKIGQRHGVPFPVVSRIAFGVWGANIPALIRAVIAIMWYGIQTYLASVAVNVMLLAAWPGLESWTHNSFLGLDALGWVSFIALWLVQAAIISRGMESVRKFQDFCGPAIWLVMIALAVWILAKAGWTISLTSTPHPVSVGEQWRQWFGAIGLVLATYGTLMLNFCDFSRFAPDYKSVKRGNFWGLPVNSTAFVIVSVIVTAGAFEVFGKEITDPAYLVAEIGNTWVLVLGALTFAIATMGVNIVANFVSPAYDLANVWPQKITFKVGGMISTVAALLVTPWNLFSNPTVVNYFLGGLGAFLGPLFGVIMLDYYWVKRGRVNVDELFDATPGSRYHYRKGVNPKALWAFLPAAGVAAVLALVKDFSDVAPYSWFIGTALAAGLYAVLCRSERAAERPAMEV; the protein is encoded by the coding sequence GTGTCCCTCGCCGACCGTGCCGCACCCACCGGCGCCCCAGCGTTCGTCCCCGATCCCCGGCTCACCAACGAAGACCTCGCGCCCGCGAAGAAGCGCAACTGGAAGGTCTTCGACCTCTTCGCCATGTGGATGTCCGACGTCCACAACCTCGGCAACTACACCTTCGCCGCCGGACTGCTCTTCCTCGGCATGAACGTGTGGCAGATCTTCACGTCCCTGCTCGTGGGCTTCGTGATCATCTACATCGGCATGAACTGGATGGGGAAGATCGGGCAGCGCCACGGCGTCCCCTTCCCGGTCGTCAGCCGGATCGCCTTCGGTGTCTGGGGCGCCAACATCCCGGCGCTGATCAGGGCCGTGATCGCCATCATGTGGTACGGCATCCAGACCTACCTGGCCTCCGTCGCCGTCAACGTGATGCTGCTCGCGGCCTGGCCGGGCCTGGAGTCGTGGACGCACAACTCGTTCCTCGGGCTGGACGCGCTCGGCTGGGTCTCCTTCATCGCGCTGTGGCTGGTCCAGGCGGCGATCATCAGCCGGGGCATGGAATCGGTCCGCAAGTTCCAGGACTTCTGCGGTCCGGCGATCTGGCTCGTGATGATCGCGCTGGCCGTGTGGATCCTCGCCAAGGCCGGCTGGACGATCTCGCTCACCTCCACCCCGCACCCGGTCTCCGTCGGCGAGCAGTGGCGCCAGTGGTTCGGCGCGATCGGCCTGGTCCTCGCCACGTACGGCACCCTGATGCTCAACTTCTGCGACTTCTCCCGCTTCGCCCCCGACTACAAGTCCGTCAAGCGCGGCAACTTCTGGGGCCTCCCCGTCAACTCCACGGCCTTCGTGATCGTGTCGGTCATCGTCACCGCGGGCGCCTTCGAGGTGTTCGGCAAGGAGATCACCGACCCCGCCTACCTCGTCGCCGAGATCGGCAACACGTGGGTGCTGGTGCTGGGCGCGCTGACCTTCGCCATCGCCACCATGGGCGTCAACATCGTCGCCAACTTCGTCTCGCCCGCGTACGACCTCGCCAACGTCTGGCCGCAGAAGATCACCTTCAAGGTCGGCGGCATGATCAGCACGGTCGCGGCCCTGCTCGTCACGCCCTGGAACCTCTTCTCCAACCCGACCGTCGTGAACTACTTCCTCGGCGGCCTCGGCGCCTTCCTCGGCCCGTTGTTCGGCGTGATCATGCTCGACTACTACTGGGTCAAGCGCGGCCGCGTGAACGTGGACGAACTGTTCGACGCCACCCCCGGCTCCCGCTACCACTACCGCAAGGGCGTCAACCCCAAGGCGCTGTGGGCCTTCCTGCCGGCGGCGGGTGTCGCGGCGGTGCTCGCGCTCGTGAAGGACTTCAGCGACGTGGCGCCGTACTCCTGGTTCATCGGCACGGCCCTCGCGGCCGGGCTGTACGCGGTCCTGTGCCGCAGCGAACGTGCCGCCGAGCGCCCTGCCATGGAGGTCTGA